The following are encoded together in the Roseivirga misakiensis genome:
- the lpdA gene encoding dihydrolipoyl dehydrogenase: MATKYDLIVIGSGPGGYVAAIRASQLGLKVGVVERSELGGICLNWGCIPTKALLKSAQVFEYVQHAQDYGIKIDGAAVDFDGMIKRSRDVAGGMSKGIQFLFKKNKIDHIEGFGKLKAGKKVEVTAEDGSKVDYTAEHIIVATGGRSRELPNLPIDGKKIIGYREAMVMDKQPESMVIVGSGAIGVEFAYFYNSIGTQVTVIEYQDRIVPVEDVDVSKQLERTYKKAKMKIMTNSEVTSVDTKGAKCKVNVKTKKGEEVIEADVVLSAVGVSTNLEGIGLEDVGVATDKGKVLVDDYYKTNIPGIYAIGDIVHGPALAHVASAEGIICVEKIQGMHVEPLDYNNIPGCTYCSPEIASVGYTEQAAKDAGYEVKVGKFPFSASGKAKAAGASDGFVKVIFDAKYGEWLGAHMIGANVTEMIAEVVAARKLETTGHEIIKTVHPHPTMSEAVMEAAAAAYDEVIHL, from the coding sequence ATGGCAACAAAATACGATCTAATAGTCATTGGAAGTGGTCCTGGAGGATATGTGGCAGCGATTAGAGCATCTCAGCTTGGATTGAAAGTAGGAGTGGTAGAACGCTCAGAATTAGGAGGAATTTGTTTGAACTGGGGTTGTATTCCGACCAAAGCACTTTTGAAGAGTGCGCAGGTTTTTGAATATGTACAACACGCTCAGGATTATGGCATTAAGATAGATGGTGCAGCTGTTGACTTTGATGGAATGATCAAAAGAAGTCGCGATGTGGCAGGAGGAATGAGCAAAGGCATTCAATTTCTATTCAAGAAAAATAAAATCGATCATATCGAAGGATTCGGTAAGCTGAAGGCTGGTAAAAAAGTTGAAGTTACTGCCGAAGACGGGTCGAAAGTTGATTATACGGCAGAGCATATTATTGTAGCCACTGGTGGTCGATCAAGAGAGTTGCCAAACTTACCGATTGATGGAAAGAAGATTATCGGTTATCGCGAAGCCATGGTTATGGACAAGCAGCCAGAGTCTATGGTGATCGTTGGTTCTGGAGCTATAGGTGTTGAATTCGCTTATTTCTACAATTCAATCGGAACTCAAGTAACGGTTATTGAATACCAAGATCGCATTGTGCCGGTAGAAGATGTTGACGTTTCTAAGCAATTAGAAAGAACTTACAAAAAGGCCAAAATGAAGATCATGACGAACTCTGAAGTGACGTCAGTTGATACTAAAGGAGCTAAGTGTAAGGTTAATGTCAAGACTAAAAAAGGGGAAGAAGTAATTGAAGCAGATGTTGTACTATCAGCTGTTGGTGTTTCTACTAACCTTGAGGGAATCGGCCTTGAAGATGTTGGTGTAGCTACAGATAAAGGAAAAGTACTTGTAGATGACTACTACAAAACGAATATTCCAGGCATCTACGCGATCGGAGATATTGTTCATGGACCAGCTCTAGCTCATGTAGCTTCTGCTGAAGGAATTATTTGTGTAGAAAAGATTCAAGGCATGCACGTTGAGCCGTTGGATTATAACAATATACCGGGATGTACATACTGTAGCCCAGAAATCGCTTCAGTTGGCTATACCGAGCAGGCTGCCAAAGACGCTGGCTATGAAGTGAAAGTAGGTAAATTCCCATTCTCAGCATCTGGTAAAGCGAAAGCTGCTGGTGCAAGTGACGGATTCGTGAAAGTGATCTTTGATGCTAAGTATGGTGAGTGGCTAGGTGCACATATGATTGGTGCTAATGTAACAGAGATGATCGCGGAAGTGGTAGCAGCTAGAAAACTAGAGACTACAGGGCATGAAATCATTAAAACGGTTCACCCACACCCGACCATGTCAGAAGCAGTAATGGAAGCTGCTGCTGCCGCATATGATGAGGTTATTCACCTATAG
- a CDS encoding ABC transporter permease → MASYKSPPRWALQLLQYVCPSDLVEEVEGDLYEAYQWRISEKGHTYAKRKYIFEVFRCLRYTRIKVQTQNNNIMLFQNYFKTGFRFLWKTRGYSSLNILGLALGIAICWLAYIFVSDENSFDGFYPNGDNIYRPTATMSNGDQSQSFAGSSYIMGDEFPSQIPEIIKGTRYKSGSTLLKVRADFQAERLHYADPDFFEMFSVDFLAGSANDFTDPLSVVMSKSTADRLGIGLNIGEQEITISSGDQPEQKLKVIGVYKDFPSNTSIRPNIIFPFAQWAAQNERRTKIWFDINMNSFFQLDPSADPKAVAQKMTGIMPKDEEMGETQVSLGLQALTDIHLNPTFDASNGIEARGDNELITIVTIIGVFCLLIACVNYANFAVGNYIVRLREVALRKVFGAEKQSVFKQFVVEAFISSFLALVVSLGFIALMLPGFSAYANKSYAFNTILNIDVLLGGVALMLFVTLFSGIYPAILLSRYKTINGLKGKSKLGGRNYLSRGLITLQFAISCFLIAGMLTMNGQLNFLLGHDLGYSGDNLVRVFRPMPDGQTKLNFKNEISAIAGVEHISVASGFNGTNYRDADDNRIDVRHARIDADYIKTMGIELLSGRDFDNDRPSDFTNAAIVNEAFVKMVGLENPIGEQIYFNYGEFDKPTIIGVVKNFNFESLRSGIDPLIMYMGDQLMEYNTFIKFSEVDQDKIAQIEAIHEKYFSPYPLSYAFVEDDIADRYALEASIKKVAQVGSIAAIFLSCLGLMGFVGNQVRQQMKEVSVRKVVGANAKQIFSLYLKKYIWLLTIGSVTGLAIAISIMNDWLDNYTYKIELGWSIGATAIIGVLSVAVLTVLSQLYRAFKANPIHYLKEE, encoded by the coding sequence ATGGCATCCTATAAGAGTCCCCCAAGGTGGGCACTTCAACTATTGCAATATGTCTGCCCTTCCGATTTGGTCGAGGAAGTGGAAGGCGATCTCTATGAGGCATATCAATGGCGTATCTCAGAAAAAGGTCACACTTACGCCAAAAGAAAATACATTTTCGAAGTATTCAGGTGTCTTCGATACACCAGAATAAAAGTCCAAACTCAAAACAACAACATTATGCTATTTCAAAATTACTTTAAAACCGGTTTTAGGTTTTTATGGAAAACAAGAGGCTATTCTAGTCTCAACATCCTTGGGCTTGCCCTTGGTATTGCCATCTGTTGGCTGGCTTATATTTTCGTTTCCGACGAAAACTCTTTCGATGGATTTTATCCAAATGGCGATAATATCTACCGACCGACAGCCACCATGTCAAATGGTGATCAATCTCAAAGCTTTGCAGGTTCGTCTTACATAATGGGAGATGAATTTCCCAGCCAAATTCCGGAAATCATAAAAGGTACGCGCTACAAAAGTGGTTCTACCCTTCTCAAAGTTCGCGCAGATTTTCAGGCCGAAAGATTACACTACGCCGATCCCGATTTCTTCGAGATGTTTTCAGTAGATTTTCTAGCAGGAAGCGCCAATGACTTCACAGATCCATTATCAGTCGTTATGTCTAAATCTACGGCAGACCGTTTGGGCATTGGACTAAATATCGGCGAACAAGAGATTACAATTTCATCGGGGGATCAGCCTGAGCAGAAGTTAAAGGTTATCGGCGTATATAAAGATTTCCCATCAAATACCTCAATCAGACCCAACATTATATTTCCTTTTGCTCAATGGGCTGCGCAAAACGAGCGTCGTACCAAAATTTGGTTCGATATAAATATGAATAGCTTCTTTCAATTAGACCCTTCCGCTGACCCCAAAGCCGTAGCGCAAAAAATGACAGGTATCATGCCTAAAGATGAGGAGATGGGCGAAACTCAGGTTAGTTTGGGTTTACAAGCACTAACAGACATTCACTTAAACCCGACATTCGACGCCAGTAATGGTATTGAAGCCAGGGGCGACAATGAGCTAATAACTATCGTCACTATTATTGGTGTTTTTTGCCTTTTGATCGCCTGCGTAAACTACGCCAATTTTGCTGTCGGGAATTATATTGTTCGTTTAAGGGAAGTAGCCTTAAGAAAGGTTTTCGGTGCGGAAAAGCAGTCTGTATTTAAGCAGTTTGTGGTAGAAGCATTTATATCTTCATTTCTAGCCTTGGTTGTCTCTTTAGGCTTTATCGCACTTATGCTCCCTGGATTTTCAGCCTATGCGAATAAGAGTTATGCCTTCAATACCATATTAAATATCGATGTATTGCTTGGTGGTGTGGCGCTCATGCTCTTTGTAACTCTGTTTTCTGGCATCTACCCTGCAATTCTTCTTTCGCGTTATAAAACAATCAATGGCCTGAAAGGCAAATCAAAACTTGGTGGCAGGAACTATCTCTCACGTGGATTAATTACACTCCAGTTTGCTATTTCTTGCTTTCTCATTGCAGGTATGCTCACCATGAATGGCCAACTGAACTTCCTGCTTGGTCATGATTTGGGCTATTCAGGTGACAATCTTGTGAGGGTATTTAGACCAATGCCTGACGGACAAACAAAGCTGAATTTTAAAAATGAGATCAGTGCCATAGCAGGAGTTGAACACATCAGTGTCGCTTCTGGGTTTAATGGAACAAACTACAGAGATGCCGATGACAACCGTATTGATGTTAGGCACGCCCGAATTGATGCTGACTACATCAAAACCATGGGCATAGAATTATTGAGTGGTCGAGATTTCGATAACGATCGACCGAGCGATTTCACCAATGCTGCCATTGTAAACGAGGCATTTGTAAAAATGGTCGGGCTAGAAAACCCGATCGGTGAACAGATCTATTTTAATTATGGCGAATTCGACAAACCAACCATTATCGGGGTGGTCAAGAATTTTAATTTCGAGTCCTTGCGTTCAGGCATCGATCCGCTCATTATGTATATGGGAGACCAATTGATGGAATACAATACCTTCATTAAGTTTTCCGAAGTAGATCAGGATAAAATTGCTCAGATCGAGGCGATTCATGAAAAGTACTTTTCCCCATATCCATTGAGTTATGCTTTTGTGGAAGACGACATTGCCGATAGATATGCTTTAGAAGCAAGTATTAAGAAAGTAGCCCAAGTGGGTTCAATAGCCGCTATTTTTCTCTCGTGCCTTGGCTTAATGGGTTTTGTTGGCAATCAAGTCAGGCAACAAATGAAAGAAGTGAGTGTAAGGAAAGTAGTTGGTGCTAATGCCAAGCAAATTTTCTCACTTTACCTGAAAAAATACATTTGGTTGCTCACCATAGGATCGGTTACTGGATTAGCCATTGCCATATCGATCATGAACGACTGGCTAGATAACTATACTTACAAGATTGAACTTGGTTGGTCTATAGGGGCAACTGCAATTATCGGTGTTTTATCGGTCGCAGTTCTCACGGTGCTATCTCAGCTTTATCGGGCATTTAAGGCAAATCCTATCCACTATTTAAAAGAGGAGTGA
- a CDS encoding threonine aldolase family protein codes for MVIDLRSDTLTKPTPGMLDAMMSAEVGDDMFGEDPSVTALEKRAADMFGMEAALYCASGTMTNQIGIRLHTTLQDEVICHKYSHIYLYESGGLMSNSGVSVRLLEGERGLIKAEDVKAAIQPDDIHAPVSRVVSLENTMNKGGGSCYDFDEITAIREICDTNGLALHLDGARLFNALIATGQDPKAYGEVFDTISICLSKGLGAPVGSILLGNHDDIKRSKRIRKVMGGAWRQAGYIAAAANYALDYQVDRLVEDHDRAKAIATVLGDLAYVEEVYPCETNILIFKLSDKYTNDAFLKKLADKNIHAFGFGPQLIRFVTHHDFTDDHMTELIAVLKTL; via the coding sequence ATAGTGATAGATTTAAGAAGTGATACACTGACAAAGCCAACACCAGGAATGTTGGACGCTATGATGTCTGCTGAAGTTGGTGATGACATGTTTGGAGAAGATCCAAGTGTAACGGCATTAGAAAAGCGGGCTGCCGATATGTTTGGGATGGAAGCTGCCCTCTATTGTGCTTCTGGTACAATGACCAATCAAATAGGTATTCGACTTCATACTACTTTGCAAGATGAAGTTATCTGCCACAAATACTCCCATATTTACCTCTACGAAAGCGGCGGCTTAATGTCCAATTCGGGAGTTTCTGTTCGATTGTTAGAAGGAGAGCGGGGTTTGATAAAAGCTGAGGACGTAAAAGCAGCTATTCAACCAGATGATATCCATGCACCAGTTTCACGTGTAGTTTCTCTTGAAAATACGATGAATAAAGGTGGTGGAAGCTGCTATGATTTTGATGAGATCACCGCGATACGAGAAATATGTGATACCAATGGATTGGCGCTTCACTTAGATGGTGCTCGCTTGTTTAACGCCCTCATTGCGACTGGTCAAGACCCGAAGGCTTACGGTGAAGTTTTTGATACTATTTCCATATGCCTATCGAAAGGGCTTGGCGCACCAGTTGGTTCAATATTATTGGGTAATCATGATGATATTAAAAGATCGAAACGAATAAGAAAAGTTATGGGTGGTGCATGGCGGCAAGCTGGATATATTGCGGCTGCTGCCAATTATGCCCTAGACTATCAAGTCGATCGGCTGGTTGAAGATCATGATCGTGCCAAGGCAATAGCTACCGTTCTTGGTGATTTGGCCTATGTTGAAGAAGTATATCCTTGTGAGACAAATATTCTCATTTTTAAACTCTCAGATAAGTACACTAACGATGCCTTTTTGAAGAAACTGGCAGATAAAAACATCCATGCGTTTGGCTTTGGGCCACAACTTATCCGTTTCGTAACGCATCATGATTTCACTGATGATCACATGACAGAACTCATTGCAGTTCTTAAAACCCTTTAA
- a CDS encoding MarR family winged helix-turn-helix transcriptional regulator, giving the protein MDFGKALFHLNNNLGYNLYRAYLLFHRELIRALKGYQVTPEQWQVLIILWNHGSVTPTEISGVTLQDLPSISRMLVRMEKNGWIQRVVNKEDGRSFHVVLTEKGRKSKNEMIIKLDNHFAGYLQEVPRVLHDEIRSELQNLRAHLGDYTPKK; this is encoded by the coding sequence ATGGATTTCGGTAAGGCTCTCTTTCACCTCAATAACAACTTAGGCTACAACCTATATCGGGCATACCTGCTATTTCACAGGGAGCTGATACGGGCGCTCAAAGGGTATCAAGTTACTCCTGAGCAGTGGCAGGTGTTGATTATTTTATGGAATCACGGCAGCGTAACGCCAACTGAGATCAGTGGTGTGACGCTCCAGGATTTGCCCTCCATATCTAGGATGCTAGTAAGGATGGAGAAAAATGGATGGATTCAGCGCGTTGTTAATAAAGAGGATGGACGCTCTTTTCATGTGGTTTTGACTGAAAAGGGTAGGAAGAGCAAGAATGAAATGATTATTAAGTTGGATAATCACTTTGCTGGCTACTTACAAGAAGTGCCGCGCGTTTTACATGATGAAATAAGAAGTGAGCTTCAAAATTTAAGAGCTCACTTAGGAGATTACACACCCAAAAAGTGA
- a CDS encoding DUF2721 domain-containing protein gives MQIDITTPALLFPAITLLLLAFTNRFVALATLARGLRQRYKETPGMEAPVLGQIKNLKTRLLLIRNMQALGIASFFCCVLSMVLMYLSKQVVADYIFGASLFLLLGSLVLSFVETQISTKALNLELSDLETITSKKKRS, from the coding sequence ATGCAGATAGATATAACGACTCCAGCGCTACTTTTTCCTGCAATAACTCTTCTGTTACTAGCTTTTACTAATCGATTTGTGGCACTGGCAACCTTAGCCAGAGGATTAAGGCAGCGATATAAAGAAACACCTGGGATGGAAGCTCCAGTACTCGGTCAAATTAAGAATTTGAAAACCAGGTTATTATTAATCCGCAATATGCAAGCGCTCGGAATTGCCAGTTTTTTTTGCTGTGTGTTAAGTATGGTGTTAATGTATTTATCTAAACAAGTAGTTGCAGATTATATCTTTGGTGCAAGCCTATTTTTATTACTTGGATCACTTGTTTTATCATTTGTTGAAACACAAATTTCCACTAAGGCGCTTAATCTTGAGCTGAGCGATTTAGAAACTATCACTTCAAAGAAGAAGCGCTCTTAA
- the fabG gene encoding 3-oxoacyl-[acyl-carrier-protein] reductase, which yields MGLLDGKTALVTGASKGIGKAIATAYAQQGANVAFTYLSSVERGQALETELAQFGTKIKGFRSNAAEFAAAEQLVADVVAEFGSLDVIVNNAGITKDNLLMRMTEEMWDDVINVNLKSCFNTVKAATRTMMKQRAGSIINITSVVGIKGNAGQANYAASKAGIIGFTKSVALELGSRGIRSNAVAPGFIETEMTDALDEKTVQGWRDAIPLKRGGAPEDVANACVFLASDMSTYMTGQTLVVDGGMLT from the coding sequence ATGGGTCTTTTAGACGGAAAAACAGCTTTAGTAACAGGTGCCTCAAAAGGCATTGGAAAAGCCATAGCAACAGCCTATGCTCAGCAGGGTGCCAATGTTGCTTTTACCTACCTTTCAAGTGTTGAAAGAGGGCAAGCATTAGAAACTGAGTTAGCACAGTTTGGAACCAAAATCAAGGGTTTCCGATCAAATGCAGCTGAATTTGCAGCAGCAGAGCAATTAGTGGCCGACGTAGTAGCTGAGTTTGGCTCTTTAGACGTTATCGTAAACAATGCTGGAATTACTAAGGACAACCTCTTAATGAGAATGACAGAGGAAATGTGGGACGACGTAATCAACGTCAACCTTAAGTCTTGTTTCAATACTGTAAAAGCAGCCACTAGAACTATGATGAAACAGCGTGCTGGATCTATCATTAACATTACGTCTGTAGTAGGGATAAAAGGTAATGCTGGTCAAGCCAATTATGCGGCTTCTAAAGCGGGTATCATAGGATTTACTAAATCTGTAGCATTGGAACTAGGTTCTAGAGGAATTCGCTCAAACGCGGTGGCTCCTGGATTCATTGAAACAGAAATGACCGATGCACTTGATGAAAAAACCGTACAAGGCTGGAGAGATGCTATCCCTTTAAAAAGAGGTGGAGCGCCAGAAGATGTGGCAAATGCCTGCGTTTTCTTAGCTTCGGACATGTCGACATACATGACTGGCCAAACTTTAGTCGTGGACGGCGGAATGCTTACTTAA
- a CDS encoding DUF3052 domain-containing protein has translation MTTAGYSGTPLAKKLGIKHNFKCHFIHIPEYYFNLFQELPEIEDIEAPTQESLDFAHIFLMSQEEMNEIVPGVKDYLKKTGTLWLSWPKKASKLKTDLDGNVIRTFGLDNGLVDVKVAAVDDIWSGLKFMYRVKDR, from the coding sequence ATGACTACAGCCGGATACTCGGGCACTCCTCTAGCCAAAAAGCTAGGGATTAAGCATAATTTTAAGTGCCATTTTATTCACATTCCAGAATATTACTTTAACCTATTTCAAGAACTACCTGAAATAGAAGATATCGAAGCACCTACACAGGAGAGCTTAGACTTTGCCCATATATTTCTCATGTCACAAGAAGAAATGAATGAGATTGTACCAGGAGTGAAGGACTATCTAAAGAAAACAGGGACGCTATGGCTTTCTTGGCCCAAAAAAGCATCAAAACTAAAAACCGACTTGGACGGAAATGTAATCAGAACCTTTGGGTTGGATAACGGTCTAGTCGACGTAAAAGTAGCTGCGGTCGACGATATTTGGTCGGGCCTAAAGTTCATGTATCGAGTGAAGGATAGATAA
- a CDS encoding glycerophosphodiester phosphodiesterase family protein has protein sequence MFSTNTRFTFFLLILFCFSCSQPAKDQKEEPIQVNTNAISIPDGETKSFYSWSDDRIPMISAHRGGPYPGFPENAIETFDMVLKATPAVIECDIEMTLDSVLVMMHDNSLDRTTNGTGLVRNVTWEYIQSLQLVDNDGELTDFKVPTLLEVLEWTKEKALLTLDVKRGVPFQKVIAQVRQAKAEDYSAIITYSANDAQLVYQNAPELMISVGIGNIEAYEAHKKLGIPDENMIAFTGVSEPDLSIYKFLHEKGIYTILGVLGNLDKKALAKGDSIYADFINRGADILATDRPIEAANAISGLIPENSSKSKYFK, from the coding sequence ATGTTTTCTACTAATACCAGATTCACGTTTTTCTTACTTATTCTATTTTGCTTTAGCTGTTCACAGCCTGCCAAAGACCAAAAAGAAGAACCAATACAAGTCAACACAAATGCCATTTCAATCCCTGATGGCGAGACCAAATCCTTCTATTCTTGGTCTGACGATAGAATTCCCATGATTAGTGCACACCGCGGAGGTCCTTACCCAGGCTTTCCGGAAAATGCGATCGAGACATTTGATATGGTTCTTAAAGCCACACCCGCGGTGATAGAGTGTGATATAGAAATGACCTTAGATTCTGTATTAGTGATGATGCACGACAATTCACTTGACCGCACAACTAATGGTACGGGTTTAGTGCGCAACGTTACATGGGAGTATATACAATCGCTCCAGTTGGTGGATAATGATGGTGAGCTGACGGACTTTAAAGTGCCTACACTACTTGAAGTGCTAGAATGGACCAAGGAAAAGGCATTGCTAACTCTGGATGTAAAACGAGGTGTTCCCTTTCAAAAAGTGATCGCTCAAGTAAGGCAGGCAAAAGCTGAAGATTATTCAGCCATTATTACATATAGTGCAAATGATGCGCAGTTGGTCTATCAGAATGCGCCAGAGCTTATGATTTCCGTGGGTATCGGTAATATTGAAGCTTATGAGGCACATAAAAAGCTAGGCATTCCAGATGAGAATATGATAGCTTTTACGGGTGTTTCCGAGCCAGACCTTTCAATCTATAAGTTCTTACATGAAAAAGGGATTTATACTATTTTAGGCGTACTTGGTAACTTGGATAAAAAGGCCTTGGCTAAGGGAGATTCAATATATGCGGACTTCATTAATCGAGGAGCCGATATATTGGCGACAGATCGACCAATTGAAGCAGCGAATGCCATTAGTGGGCTCATACCTGAGAATAGTTCGAAGTCAAAATATTTTAAATAG
- a CDS encoding lactonase family protein, whose amino-acid sequence MKHSILIVLALLFMMSCQSEKKEAAMEKPEDVEILFVGTYTKKEGHVDGQGEGIYMYEMNKKTGALRYLGVSDQITSPSYLAVHENGKWVYAVNEYDGGEESFASVTALEYDREENSLRYLNEVSSMGQYPCYITIDNTGTFVMAANYVGGSVVLYPIQEDGLLLPYSSYKKHEGSSSHPRQEAAHAHQIFQHPTKNWVAAVDLGADRIYEYKLDTLSMTLDYVGDYPNSPRMSGPRHMALHPTLEIGYMLNELIGTVEVLSTHKDNRFRRSLQMISTQEDDDNREPASAAIKVHPNGKFLYASNRGEINEIVTFSIAENGTLAFVSRHSTLGEVPRDFEIDPSGRFLLVANQNTDTIVTFAINQETGELTDTGYIAEVPTPVCLKFLD is encoded by the coding sequence ATGAAACACTCTATATTGATCGTTTTGGCACTTTTATTTATGATGAGTTGCCAGTCTGAAAAGAAAGAAGCTGCTATGGAAAAGCCTGAAGATGTAGAGATTCTTTTTGTTGGTACCTACACCAAAAAAGAGGGGCACGTAGACGGTCAAGGTGAAGGGATTTATATGTACGAAATGAATAAGAAAACTGGTGCCTTACGCTATTTAGGCGTGTCTGATCAGATTACCAGCCCATCTTATTTGGCAGTCCATGAAAATGGGAAATGGGTTTATGCGGTAAATGAATATGATGGCGGCGAAGAAAGTTTTGCTTCTGTAACTGCCCTAGAATACGACCGCGAAGAGAATAGCCTCCGGTATCTAAATGAAGTTAGTAGTATGGGTCAGTACCCTTGTTACATCACGATCGATAATACAGGAACTTTTGTAATGGCGGCCAATTACGTCGGTGGGAGTGTAGTCCTCTATCCAATTCAAGAAGACGGACTGTTATTACCATATAGTAGTTATAAAAAACATGAGGGGAGTTCTTCTCACCCGAGACAAGAAGCAGCACATGCTCATCAGATCTTTCAGCACCCCACAAAAAACTGGGTGGCGGCGGTAGACCTCGGGGCCGACAGAATCTATGAGTATAAATTAGATACGCTTTCTATGACTTTGGACTATGTGGGAGATTACCCGAATTCTCCACGTATGTCTGGCCCCAGGCATATGGCATTACACCCAACACTGGAAATTGGCTATATGTTGAATGAGCTGATCGGTACCGTAGAAGTGCTTTCGACGCATAAAGACAACCGATTTAGAAGGAGTTTGCAAATGATTTCTACACAGGAAGACGATGATAATCGAGAGCCTGCAAGTGCCGCGATTAAGGTGCATCCCAATGGTAAATTCCTTTATGCTTCCAACCGAGGCGAAATAAATGAAATTGTGACCTTTTCTATTGCAGAGAATGGAACTTTAGCCTTTGTAAGTCGCCATTCTACGCTTGGTGAGGTGCCAAGAGATTTTGAAATTGACCCTTCAGGCCGTTTTTTATTGGTAGCGAATCAGAATACCGATACTATCGTGACTTTCGCGATAAATCAGGAAACGGGAGAACTTACCGATACGGGTTACATTGCGGAAGTGCCTACACCTGTGTGTTTAAAGTTCTTGGATTAG
- a CDS encoding PadR family transcriptional regulator, whose amino-acid sequence MSEQSLGSLEETILVIVLMKEKCHGVEIAKVYEAHVKQSISLPAIHIVLKRLEKKGMVTSSFGEPTPERGGKRKKYYRGTTSGYRIANELQERRSQMWSLVPKTSLQYGIL is encoded by the coding sequence ATGAGCGAACAATCACTCGGGTCACTTGAAGAAACCATATTGGTCATCGTTTTGATGAAGGAGAAATGTCATGGTGTTGAAATAGCTAAAGTCTATGAAGCCCATGTAAAACAGAGCATCTCCTTACCAGCCATTCATATTGTACTCAAAAGGCTAGAAAAGAAAGGCATGGTGACCTCTTCTTTTGGAGAACCTACTCCCGAACGTGGTGGCAAAAGAAAAAAATACTATCGGGGTACCACTAGTGGCTACAGAATAGCCAACGAATTACAGGAGAGAAGATCACAGATGTGGTCTTTAGTACCAAAAACGTCACTACAGTATGGCATCCTATAA
- a CDS encoding tetratricopeptide repeat protein, protein MTATREEADEFMKSGDYEAALAAYDRVIKLKPEDKYALSNRALCNEKLENYEDAYTDYAKLIQMKFNTRKAYLGRARCSFEMENYEGAVFDTNIILKADPENLDASALRGRAFVKLGQANDAITDLSRVLNQRPDDVQLLVSRGVAWVRGGAATSGIKDFDRALKIQPNLPVANFNKGVVFYLYENWDAAIEYLDIAIKQNPEYSEAYTRRGMAKLESSFHRTSGACADFKKSKEIDDEDELTLALIKNYCK, encoded by the coding sequence ATGACAGCTACCCGTGAAGAAGCCGATGAATTTATGAAGTCTGGTGACTATGAGGCAGCCTTAGCCGCTTATGATCGGGTGATAAAGCTTAAGCCTGAAGATAAGTACGCTTTATCTAATCGGGCGCTTTGTAACGAAAAGCTCGAGAACTATGAAGATGCCTACACGGACTACGCTAAGTTAATTCAAATGAAGTTCAACACTAGAAAAGCTTACTTAGGTCGGGCTAGGTGTTCGTTTGAAATGGAGAATTATGAAGGAGCCGTGTTTGATACCAACATTATTCTGAAAGCCGATCCAGAAAATCTTGATGCCAGTGCCTTGCGTGGCAGAGCATTCGTAAAACTTGGCCAGGCCAATGATGCGATAACAGATTTAAGTCGAGTTTTAAATCAAAGACCAGACGACGTTCAACTCCTTGTGAGCAGAGGTGTGGCTTGGGTAAGAGGTGGTGCAGCTACCTCTGGTATTAAGGATTTTGACAGAGCCTTAAAAATTCAGCCCAACCTTCCCGTAGCTAACTTTAACAAGGGTGTGGTTTTTTATCTATATGAAAATTGGGATGCAGCGATTGAATACTTAGATATTGCCATCAAGCAAAACCCAGAATACTCAGAAGCATACACGAGGCGAGGAATGGCGAAGCTTGAGTCTTCTTTTCACCGTACCTCCGGTGCTTGTGCAGATTTTAAAAAATCTAAAGAAATAGATGACGAAGATGAGCTAACGCTAGCGCTCATTAAGAATTACTGCAAATAA